A stretch of DNA from Meleagris gallopavo isolate NT-WF06-2002-E0010 breed Aviagen turkey brand Nicholas breeding stock unplaced genomic scaffold, Turkey_5.1 ChrUn_random_7180001926509, whole genome shotgun sequence:
CTCTGCAGGGAGGGTCCTAGCCCTGCGCAGGTGTTCTCCAGCAACTACCAAGgcctcccagctgctccagtTGTCCTCGTCAGCAGAGCCCTGGCAGCTCCCCTGCTCCTGGGGGCTGGAGATGCCGAAGCGGTGGCAGGCCACAAAGTCCCCTCCGTGGCACCCCTGGCATTTGTGTGCGTGCCTCTCCAGGAAGGCGGCACATTCACGGTGAATGTCGACCTTCTGCCTCGTGGGCCACAGCTCGTAAGTTGCCTCCCACAGCAGCGGGTTGCAGAAGGCCAGgatttcaggctgctgctgctgctgcatggtcTTCCTGCTGGCAGAGGGCCTCTTCACCCCTGCAAGGCAATGAGTCTTGGCCTCAGACAAAGCTGGGGCCAGACTTCAAGGCTGCCCCAGCTGGGGCAAAGGCCACACACACTGTGGTgcgtgctgctgctgtctgagcctggcctgtgctctgcctgcaaGCACAG
This window harbors:
- the LOC104916653 gene encoding adenylate cyclase type 10-like; protein product: MCCFFLTEIALAELDHINLKKQMVLKFAAIIGPVFTTQQLAHIVPRSKRPGINSLLNMLVEDNILKRLDNFKKPEDWQGATEGLPTSAQAGRGVKRPSASRKTMQQQQQPEILAFCNPLLWEATYELWPTRQKVDIHRECAAFLERHAHKCQGCHGGDFVACHRFGISSPQEQGSCQGSADEDNWSSWEALVVAGEHLRRARTLP